From the Kiritimatiellales bacterium genome, one window contains:
- the prfA gene encoding peptide chain release factor 1 gives MIDNTYLKNLRNRISGLETEMSAPGVASNPQKMQELMRSYSHQKKIAAAAEVFVRLKDSANESRAILDDANADPELREMAEAELAETEEKLPAAEKEVMIALLPPDPSDAKGVIMEIRAGTGGDEAAIFAGDLYRMYSRYAENSGMKISLLDISPAEAGGYKEIVFSVEGEMVYKQMKYESGTHRVQRVPETETQGRIHTSAATVAVLAEAEEVDVEIKNEELKIDTYRASGAGGQHVNTTDSAIRITHIPTGTVVQCQDERSQHKNKAKALRVLRAKLFEVQQQQIESEQAAARRSQVGSGDRSEKIRTYNYPQNRVTDHRINLTLYKLDRIMEGDLDELLTALYDHDIELKIKVQTEK, from the coding sequence ATGATTGATAACACTTATCTTAAAAATCTGCGAAACCGTATTTCCGGACTTGAAACGGAAATGTCGGCGCCGGGTGTGGCGTCAAATCCGCAGAAAATGCAGGAACTGATGCGCAGCTATTCGCATCAGAAAAAAATTGCCGCCGCCGCAGAAGTATTTGTACGGCTGAAAGATTCCGCCAACGAAAGCCGCGCGATTCTGGACGATGCAAATGCCGATCCGGAACTGCGCGAAATGGCGGAAGCGGAACTTGCCGAAACGGAAGAAAAATTGCCGGCGGCGGAAAAAGAGGTGATGATTGCCCTGCTCCCGCCGGATCCGTCGGACGCCAAAGGCGTGATTATGGAAATCCGCGCCGGCACCGGCGGCGACGAAGCCGCGATTTTCGCCGGCGACCTGTACCGCATGTACAGCCGTTATGCCGAAAACAGCGGCATGAAAATCTCGCTGCTCGATATCAGCCCGGCAGAAGCCGGCGGCTATAAAGAGATCGTTTTTTCTGTTGAAGGCGAAATGGTTTATAAGCAGATGAAATATGAAAGCGGTACGCACCGCGTGCAGCGCGTGCCGGAAACCGAAACACAGGGGCGGATTCATACATCCGCCGCCACCGTTGCCGTGCTCGCCGAAGCCGAAGAGGTTGATGTTGAAATTAAAAACGAAGAGTTGAAAATCGACACTTATCGCGCCAGCGGCGCCGGCGGGCAGCATGTGAACACCACCGATTCCGCGATCCGCATCACACATATTCCCACCGGCACCGTTGTGCAGTGTCAGGACGAACGTTCGCAGCACAAAAATAAAGCCAAAGCTCTGCGCGTTCTGCGTGCCAAGCTGTTTGAAGTTCAGCAGCAGCAGATTGAATCCGAACAGGCGGCTGCACGCCGGTCACAGGTCGGTTCCGGCGACCGCAGCGAAAAAATCCGCACATACAATTATCCGCAAAACCGCGTAACGGATCACCGGATTAATTTAACACTCTACAAACTCGACCGGATTATGGAAGGCGATCTGGACGAACTGCTCACCGCACTTTACGACCACGACATCGAATTGAAAATCAAAGTGCAGACCGAAAAATAA
- a CDS encoding hemolysin III family protein, translating to MNQELIKTDERKETVAEHLANAITHGVALGVSIACLVLLTVFASLRKGAWEIVSCSIYGAMLVILYLASTLYHSIHIPHIRRILNIIDHGAIYLLIAGTYTLYLLVPLRGGLGWSLFGVIWGLALTGIIFQALFISRWKIFSTLTYLAMGWMVAVAVVPLIKILPAAGIMWLALGGLLYTLGVIFYIWQRMPFAHAIWHLFVFAGSLCHFFGIFFFVAM from the coding sequence ATGAATCAAGAATTAATAAAAACCGACGAACGCAAAGAAACGGTGGCAGAGCATCTGGCAAATGCAATTACACACGGGGTCGCGTTGGGCGTCAGCATTGCCTGTTTGGTTTTGCTGACTGTTTTCGCGAGTTTGCGCAAAGGCGCCTGGGAAATTGTAAGCTGTTCAATTTATGGTGCGATGCTGGTGATTCTTTATCTGGCGTCGACGCTGTATCACAGCATCCATATTCCGCATATTCGCCGGATTTTGAATATTATTGATCATGGTGCAATTTACCTGCTGATCGCCGGAACATATACGCTGTATCTGCTGGTTCCGTTGCGCGGCGGACTGGGGTGGTCGCTGTTCGGCGTGATCTGGGGACTGGCATTGACCGGGATAATTTTTCAGGCGCTGTTCATCAGCCGGTGGAAAATATTTTCCACATTAACGTATCTGGCCATGGGCTGGATGGTTGCAGTGGCAGTGGTTCCGTTGATTAAAATTCTGCCCGCCGCCGGAATTATGTGGCTGGCACTCGGCGGACTGCTGTATACCCTCGGCGTCATCTTTTATATCTGGCAGCGCATGCCGTTCGCGCACGCGATCTGGCATCTGTTCGTTTTTGCCGGCAGCCTGTGTCATTTTTTCGGAATCTTCTTTTTCGTCGCGATGTGA
- a CDS encoding LacI family DNA-binding transcriptional regulator produces MAKVSQKQIAEKLGVSIALVSRVLSGKAEEIGITPATIQRVLKTAAEMGYVPSAAALSLKGKPTRTVGVAVYDFNDPFFGALIRQIQTEAHRHNYSLVLAGFLNRVPTEQDLQPLHKHFIDGLIILGSDMNAPWLNDFKKFPVARIGHGAGNEHSLRVAIDETDAAQQLITHLKTRRIKKIICPEDNLPVHRLRCDALTAAAKAAGIQTGSLPPADCEPFSAGESAVEKIRQKPLPENCAVVCINDQFAMGLIHELIAAGISVPQQICVTGFDDIPAAAQFIPALTTIQQPITQMVQRAFQHILKPEPLKSVYLSGRLVVRESA; encoded by the coding sequence ATGGCAAAAGTCAGTCAGAAACAGATAGCAGAAAAACTCGGCGTTTCTATTGCGCTCGTATCGCGCGTGCTTTCCGGCAAAGCTGAAGAAATCGGCATTACCCCGGCGACGATTCAGAGAGTTCTGAAAACCGCCGCTGAAATGGGCTACGTTCCAAGCGCCGCCGCTCTTTCGCTGAAAGGCAAGCCGACGCGCACCGTCGGCGTCGCAGTGTATGATTTTAACGATCCGTTTTTCGGCGCACTCATTCGTCAGATTCAAACTGAAGCGCACCGGCATAACTATTCACTTGTCCTCGCCGGATTCCTCAATCGTGTTCCAACCGAACAGGATCTTCAGCCGCTGCACAAACATTTCATCGACGGGCTGATTATTCTCGGCTCTGACATGAACGCGCCGTGGCTGAACGATTTTAAAAAGTTTCCTGTCGCGCGCATCGGACACGGTGCCGGAAATGAACACAGCCTGCGCGTTGCTATCGACGAAACTGACGCAGCACAACAGTTAATTACGCATTTAAAAACACGCCGGATAAAAAAAATCATCTGTCCGGAAGATAACCTGCCCGTACACCGGCTGCGTTGCGATGCGCTTACCGCCGCCGCCAAAGCCGCCGGAATACAAACCGGCAGTCTGCCGCCGGCGGATTGCGAACCCTTTAGTGCCGGAGAATCTGCGGTTGAAAAAATCCGGCAGAAACCGCTGCCGGAAAACTGCGCCGTGGTTTGTATTAATGATCAATTCGCCATGGGACTCATTCACGAACTCATCGCCGCTGGCATTTCCGTTCCGCAACAGATTTGCGTTACCGGCTTTGACGATATTCCCGCTGCGGCGCAATTCATACCGGCACTCACCACCATTCAGCAGCCAATTACCCAAATGGTGCAGCGCGCATTTCAGCACATTCTCAAGCCGGAACCGCTCAAAAGTGTTTATCTGTCTGGCAGACTTGTTGTGCGTGAGTCTGCATGA